The Dreissena polymorpha isolate Duluth1 chromosome 10, UMN_Dpol_1.0, whole genome shotgun sequence genome includes a region encoding these proteins:
- the LOC127847563 gene encoding histone-lysine N-methyltransferase PRDM9-like isoform X2 gives MIQVNGRDLSQASHQEAVESFRTTEEPIVVEVLRHVNKNKTKTHPTTSNMVSIGTQTEEAIYGYNRPPTPPLSFYPFLYSGMTSTRKSPLLATSKKYKRRKLDRECIVMGSDTESETAIKEEYDSTTHTDVNSIHSMVGLNTLNSDQRLDDFNSVCVKMETNEWYNAAAGLYSMCAKSEQVLQEEIQQKSNKQDSFNLEQYCDKSIKKEVLTNQSIGFTIFKLADIDVKSEAVNSNLVENSGKCASDDFEELFIERNKRKSKSYHSTLPSPKRVPGQGSSRGEVKPRVTENAAKRTVPHFLKPAKRKLNEKGDLVSVKRVKEVKTPEKDKIQNSFGESNLASCIILEPPDDDNLLYCGECNKEFEGDCPVHGPYNYVRDKEMPEGDPHRADHTLPDDLEIKTSKIIGAGLGVFSKVGLDSRIMFGPYGGDIITDNSKSGYCWQIYKDGKASNFVDAQDKATSNWMRYVNCAMTEADQNLVAFQYKGGIHYCTFKPVSPEEELLVWYGDEYARELGIIRDKNLLFRPKYVNGEEIFQCVYCKTAFSSAVPCARHLRKMHGGDKLTSNDMQVLDQWLRENDQTYLKKYSKHLNLTTINTKLHSSSKVKHNKSHISQSACEKQLKCAILQKKNIENTDEKEYNREVSNYTSNNRSHMKTHMRLQTGEGLYKCEVCGYECYHTGNLKTHMRIHIGEKPYKCEVCSYECNNYGNLKTHMRKHTGEKPYKCEVCNYECNNYGNLKTHMRKHTGEKPYKCEVCSYECSRSGMLKTHRRIHTEEKPYKCELCGCECKRMDSLKRHMRIHTGERLNKCEMCGYECHQSGDLKSHMRIHTGEKPYKCVVCSYECNQSGTLKRHMRIHTRVGLHKSVP, from the exons ATGATTCAGGTGAATGGTCGTGATCTGTCTCAGGCGTCACACCAGGAGGCCGTGGAGTCATTCCGTACCACCGAGGAGCCGATAGTGGTCGAGGTGCTGAGGCATGTCAACAAGAATAAAACGAAAACACACCCCACCACCAGCAACATGGTCTCCATAGGAACCCAGACTGAGGAAGCCATTTATGGATACAACAGACCCCCTACGCCACCCCTGTCTTTCTATCCGTTTCTGTACAGTGG AATGACAAGTACACGGAAAAGTCCTCTTCTGGCGACCTCCAAAAAGTACAAAAGAAGAAAACTAGACAGAGAATGCATTGTCATGGGAAGTGACACAGAAAGCGAGACTGCAATTAAAGAGGAATATGATTCCACAACCCACACTGATGTAAACTCTATACATTCTATGGTAGGTCTGAATACCTTAAATTCAGACCAAAGACTAGATGACTTTAACTCTGTTTGTGTCAAAATGGAGACCAATGAATGGTATAATGCGGCTGCTGGTTTATATTCTATGTGTGCCAAATCAGAACAGGTTCTACAGGAAGAGATACAGCAAAAAAGCAACAAACAAGATAGCTTCAATTTAGAACAATAttgtgataaatcaattaaaaaagaggTTCTTACAAATCAGTCCATTggttttacaatttttaaattgGCAGATATTGATGTGAAATCAGAAGCAGTGAATTCAAATCTGGTAGAAAACTCTGGTAAATGTGCTTCTGATGACTTTGAAGAGTTATTCATTGAAAGAAACAAAAGGAAAAGCAAGAGCTATCATTCAACTCTTCCGTCACCAAAAAGGGTTCCTGGTCAAGGGTCGTCCAGAGGCGAAGTCAAGCCAAGGGTTACAG AGAATGCTGCAAAAAGGACTGTCCCCCATTTTCTGAAACCAGCTAAGAGGAAGTTGAACGAAAAGGGTGACCTAGTGAGTGTTAAG AGAGTTAAGGAAGTCAAGACCCCAGAAAAGGACAAGATTCAGAACAGTTTCGGAGAGAGTAACCTAGCTAGCTGTATAATCCTGGAACCTCCAGATGATGACAACTTGCTCT ACTGTGGAGAATGCAACAAGGAGTTTGAAGGGGACTGCCCTGTCCATGGACCCTACAACTACGTACGGGACAAAGAG ATGCCAGAAGGGGACCCCCATAGAGCTGACCATACCTTGCCAGATGACCTtgaaataaaaacttcaaaaataatTGGAGCTGGTCTTGGGGTATTTTCAAAAGTAGGACTGGATTCCAGGATCATGTTTGGACCGTATGGGGGCGATATCATCACTGACAACTCTAAGTCAGGATATTGCTGGCAG ATCTATAAGGACGGCAAAGCGAGCAACTTTGTGGATGCCCAGGACAAGGCCACCTCTAACTGGATGAGATATGTGAACTGTGCAATGACAGAGGCAGATCAGAACCTTGTAGCATTCCAGTATAAAGGAGGCATCCATTACTGCACATTCAAGCCAGTTTCACCAG AAGAGGAACTGCTTGTCTGGTACGGAGATGAATACGCCAGAGAACTAGGCATCATCAGAGACAAGAATTTGCTCTTCAGACCTAAATATGTCAATGGAGAAG aAATTTTCCAATGTGTGTACTGCAAGACAGCATTCTCTAGTGCAGTCCCCTGTGCGCGTCATTTGAGGAAAATGCATGGTGGTGATAAACTTACATCCAATGATATGCAAGTGCTGGACCAGTGGCTTCGAGAAAATGATCAAACATATCTTAAAAAgtattcaaaacatttaaatctCACAACCATTAACACAAAGCTGCACAGTAGTTCAAAAGTTAAACATAATAAAAGTCACATTTCACAAAGTGCATGTGAAAAGCAATTAAAATGTGCAATATTACAGAAGAAGAACATAGAAAATACTGATGAAAAGGAGTACAATCGTGAGGTGTCCAACTATACTAGTAATAACCGAAGTCAcatgaagacacacatgaggctACAAACAGGAGAGGGACtttacaagtgtgaggtgtgtggttatgaatgTTACCATACTGGCaatttgaagacacacatgaggatacatataGGAGAGAAACCATATAAGTGTGAGGTGTGTAGTTATGAATGTAACAATTATGGCaatttgaagacacacatgaggaaacatacaggagagaaaccataTAAGTGTGAGGTGTGTAATTATGAATGTAACAATTATGGCaatttgaagacacacatgaggaaacatacaggagagaaaccataTAAGTGTGAG GTGTGTAGTTATGAATGTAGCCGGAGTGGTATGTTAAAGACACACAGGAGGATACATACAGAAGAGAAGCCATATAAGTGTGAGTTGTGTGGTTGTGAATGTAAGCGGATGGATtccttgaagagacacatgagaatacatacaggagagagactgaACAAGTGTGAGATGTGTGGTTATGAATGTCACCAGAGTGGTGACTTGAAgtcacacatgaggatacatacaggagagaaaccataCAAGTGTGTGGTGTGTAGTTATGAATGTAACCAGAGTGGAaccttgaagagacacatgaggatacacaCAAGAGTGGGCCTGCACAAGAGTGTTCCTTGA
- the LOC127847563 gene encoding histone-lysine N-methyltransferase PRDM9-like isoform X3: MVSIGTQTEEAIYGYNRPPTPPLSFYPFLYSGMTSTRKSPLLATSKKYKRRKLDRECIVMGSDTESETAIKEEYDSTTHTDVNSIHSMVGLNTLNSDQRLDDFNSVCVKMETNEWYNAAAGLYSMCAKSEQVLQEEIQQKSNKQDSFNLEQYCDKSIKKEVLTNQSIGFTIFKLADIDVKSEAVNSNLVENSGKCASDDFEELFIERNKRKSKSYHSTLPSPKRVPGQGSSRGEVKPRVTENAAKRTVPHFLKPAKRKLNEKGDLVSVKRVKEVKTPEKDKIQNSFGESNLASCIILEPPDDDNLLYCGECNKEFEGDCPVHGPYNYVRDKEMPEGDPHRADHTLPDDLEIKTSKIIGAGLGVFSKVGLDSRIMFGPYGGDIITDNSKSGYCWQIYKDGKASNFVDAQDKATSNWMRYVNCAMTEADQNLVAFQYKGGIHYCTFKPVSPEEELLVWYGDEYARELGIIRDKNLLFRPKYVNGEEIFQCVYCKTAFSSAVPCARHLRKMHGGDKLTSNDMQVLDQWLRENDQTYLKKYSKHLNLTTINTKLHSSSKVKHNKSHISQSACEKQLKCAILQKKNIENTDEKEYNREVSNYTSNNRSHMKTHMRLQTGEGLYKCEVCGYECYHTGNLKTHMRIHIGEKPYKCEVCSYECNNYGNLKTHMRKHTGEKPYKCEVCNYECNNYGNLKTHMRKHTGEKPYKCEVCNYECTHIGNLKTHMRIHSGEKPYKCEVCSYECSRSGMLKTHRRIHTEEKPYKCELCGCECKRMDSLKRHMRIHTGERLNKCEMCGYECHQSGDLKSHMRIHTGEKPYKCVVCSYECNQSGTLKRHMRIHTRVGLHKSVP; this comes from the exons ATGGTCTCCATAGGAACCCAGACTGAGGAAGCCATTTATGGATACAACAGACCCCCTACGCCACCCCTGTCTTTCTATCCGTTTCTGTACAGTGG AATGACAAGTACACGGAAAAGTCCTCTTCTGGCGACCTCCAAAAAGTACAAAAGAAGAAAACTAGACAGAGAATGCATTGTCATGGGAAGTGACACAGAAAGCGAGACTGCAATTAAAGAGGAATATGATTCCACAACCCACACTGATGTAAACTCTATACATTCTATGGTAGGTCTGAATACCTTAAATTCAGACCAAAGACTAGATGACTTTAACTCTGTTTGTGTCAAAATGGAGACCAATGAATGGTATAATGCGGCTGCTGGTTTATATTCTATGTGTGCCAAATCAGAACAGGTTCTACAGGAAGAGATACAGCAAAAAAGCAACAAACAAGATAGCTTCAATTTAGAACAATAttgtgataaatcaattaaaaaagaggTTCTTACAAATCAGTCCATTggttttacaatttttaaattgGCAGATATTGATGTGAAATCAGAAGCAGTGAATTCAAATCTGGTAGAAAACTCTGGTAAATGTGCTTCTGATGACTTTGAAGAGTTATTCATTGAAAGAAACAAAAGGAAAAGCAAGAGCTATCATTCAACTCTTCCGTCACCAAAAAGGGTTCCTGGTCAAGGGTCGTCCAGAGGCGAAGTCAAGCCAAGGGTTACAG AGAATGCTGCAAAAAGGACTGTCCCCCATTTTCTGAAACCAGCTAAGAGGAAGTTGAACGAAAAGGGTGACCTAGTGAGTGTTAAG AGAGTTAAGGAAGTCAAGACCCCAGAAAAGGACAAGATTCAGAACAGTTTCGGAGAGAGTAACCTAGCTAGCTGTATAATCCTGGAACCTCCAGATGATGACAACTTGCTCT ACTGTGGAGAATGCAACAAGGAGTTTGAAGGGGACTGCCCTGTCCATGGACCCTACAACTACGTACGGGACAAAGAG ATGCCAGAAGGGGACCCCCATAGAGCTGACCATACCTTGCCAGATGACCTtgaaataaaaacttcaaaaataatTGGAGCTGGTCTTGGGGTATTTTCAAAAGTAGGACTGGATTCCAGGATCATGTTTGGACCGTATGGGGGCGATATCATCACTGACAACTCTAAGTCAGGATATTGCTGGCAG ATCTATAAGGACGGCAAAGCGAGCAACTTTGTGGATGCCCAGGACAAGGCCACCTCTAACTGGATGAGATATGTGAACTGTGCAATGACAGAGGCAGATCAGAACCTTGTAGCATTCCAGTATAAAGGAGGCATCCATTACTGCACATTCAAGCCAGTTTCACCAG AAGAGGAACTGCTTGTCTGGTACGGAGATGAATACGCCAGAGAACTAGGCATCATCAGAGACAAGAATTTGCTCTTCAGACCTAAATATGTCAATGGAGAAG aAATTTTCCAATGTGTGTACTGCAAGACAGCATTCTCTAGTGCAGTCCCCTGTGCGCGTCATTTGAGGAAAATGCATGGTGGTGATAAACTTACATCCAATGATATGCAAGTGCTGGACCAGTGGCTTCGAGAAAATGATCAAACATATCTTAAAAAgtattcaaaacatttaaatctCACAACCATTAACACAAAGCTGCACAGTAGTTCAAAAGTTAAACATAATAAAAGTCACATTTCACAAAGTGCATGTGAAAAGCAATTAAAATGTGCAATATTACAGAAGAAGAACATAGAAAATACTGATGAAAAGGAGTACAATCGTGAGGTGTCCAACTATACTAGTAATAACCGAAGTCAcatgaagacacacatgaggctACAAACAGGAGAGGGACtttacaagtgtgaggtgtgtggttatgaatgTTACCATACTGGCaatttgaagacacacatgaggatacatataGGAGAGAAACCATATAAGTGTGAGGTGTGTAGTTATGAATGTAACAATTATGGCaatttgaagacacacatgaggaaacatacaggagagaaaccataTAAGTGTGAGGTGTGTAATTATGAATGTAACAATTATGGCaatttgaagacacacatgaggaaacatacaggagagaaaccataTAAGTGTGAGGTGTGTAATTATGAGTGTACCCATATTGGCAATTTGAAGACACATatgaggatacattcaggagAGAAACCATATAAGTGTGAGGTGTGTAGTTATGAATGTAGCCGGAGTGGTATGTTAAAGACACACAGGAGGATACATACAGAAGAGAAGCCATATAAGTGTGAGTTGTGTGGTTGTGAATGTAAGCGGATGGATtccttgaagagacacatgagaatacatacaggagagagactgaACAAGTGTGAGATGTGTGGTTATGAATGTCACCAGAGTGGTGACTTGAAgtcacacatgaggatacatacaggagagaaaccataCAAGTGTGTGGTGTGTAGTTATGAATGTAACCAGAGTGGAaccttgaagagacacatgaggatacacaCAAGAGTGGGCCTGCACAAGAGTGTTCCTTGA